The sequence below is a genomic window from Nocardia fluminea.
ACGGTCTCGCGCTGCCGTCCCGGCGCACCATTCTCTGTGTGGCGCACTCTCTTTCGAACTCTGTGAGGACTCGTGTTTTCCTGTAAGCGGACGCTGCTGACCGCGCTCGGCGTCATCGCGCTGTCGGTCGCCGCCATCGGGCCCGCGGGCGCGGACGGATCGCGGCTGGATCGGATCGAGCGGCCCGGCCAGCGGCAGCAGACGCTGCACGTGTACTCCGCGTCGATGGACCGGGTGATCCCGTTGCAGGTCATCACGCCGCACGACACCAGCGCGCCGCGTCCGACGCTGTATCTGCTCAACGGTGCGGGCGGCGGCGAGGACATCGCGAACTGGTACAACCAGACCGACATCGTGCAGTTCTTCGCCGACAAGAACGTCAACGTCGTCACTCCGGCGGCGGGCGCGTTCTCGTACTACACCGACTGGCAGCGCGACGATCCGAAGCTCGGCCGCAACAAATGGCAGACCTTCCTCACCGAGGAACTCCCGCCGATCATCGACGCCACCCTGGGCACCACCGGCGTGAATGCCATCGCGGGCCTGTCGATGTCGGCCACGGCGGTCCTCAACCTGGCCATCGCCGCCCCCGACCGCTACCGCGCCGTCGGCTCCTACAGCGGCTGCGCCTCGGTCGACGATCCGATCAGCCGCGCCTACATCGACTTCGTCCTCGCCCGCGGTGGCGCCGACCCCGCCAACATGTGGGGCCCGCCCGGTGACCCGGCCTGGCGCGCGAACGACGCCTACCTCAACGCGGAACGCTTGCGCGGCAAGGCGATCTACCTGTCCAGCGCGAACGGACTTCCCGGCGCGGCCGAGACCCTCCCGCCCGGCGCGACGCCGGGAAAAGTCATCGGCATGACCGATCAGATCCTCCTCGGCGGCGCCATCGAGGCCGCCGCGAACCAGTGCACCCAGCGTCTCGCCGCTCGCCTCGCGGAACTGAACATCCCCGCCCACACCGAATTCCGCCCGGCAGGCACCCACACGTGGCGGTACTGGGAACAAGACCTGCACAACTCCTGGCCGCTGATCGCCGCCGCGATCGCCGCCGGCTGACACTCGCGAAGGCGACCGGTGTAGTCGGCGAAACGCCAACGGCGGGTGGTCTCCGAACTTCGGAAACCACCCGCCGTTGCTGTCGATCAGCGGTGACTAGCGCTCGATGATCGCCACGACACCCTGGCCGCCCGCGGCGCAGATGGAGACCAGCGCGCGGCCGGAACCCTTCTCCGCCAGCATCTTCGCGGTCGAAGCGACGATGCGGCCGCCGGTCGCGGCGAACGGGTGGCCCGCGGCGAGCGAGGAGCCGTTGACGTTGAGCTTGCTGCGGTCGATGGAGCCCAGCGCGCCGTCGAGGCCGAGGCGCTCCTTGCAGTAGGCGTCGGACTCCCACGCGGCCAGGGTGGCCAGCACCACGGAGGCGAAGGCCTCGTGGATCTCGTAGTAGTCGAAGTCCTGCAGGGTCAGGCCGTTGCGGGCCAGCAGGCGCGCGACCGCGTAGGTGGGCGCCATCAGCAGGCCGTCGGGGCCGTGGATGTAGTCCACCGCGGCGACCTCGGAGTCGACCAGGTGGGCCAGCACCGGCAGGTTGCGCTCGGCCGCCCACTCGTCGGTGGACAGCAGCACCGCGGACGCGCCGTCGGTGAGCGGCGTGGAGTTGCCCGCGGTCATGGTGGCGTCGCCCGCCTTGACGCCGAACACCGGCTTCAGGGTCGACAGCTTCTCCACGGTCGAGCCGGGACGCAGGTTGTCGTCGCGGGTCAGGCCGAGGAACGGGGTGATCAGGTCGTCGAAGAAGCCACGGTCGTAGGCGGCCGCCATGTTCTTGTGCGAAAGGTAGGCCAGCTCGTCCTGCGCCTCGCGGGCGACGCCGAATTCCTTCGCGGTGATGGCGGCGTGCTCACCCATCGACAGGCCGGTGCGCGGTTCGGCGTTCTTGGGAATCTCGATACCCAGCATCGAGGGGCGCAGCTGGCCGACCAGCTTGACCTTGTCCTTGGTGGTGCGGGCGCGGTTGGCGGTGAGCATCCACTCGCGCATGTCCTCGCTCACGCCGATCGGCGCGTCGGAGGTGGTGTCGGCGCCGCCGCCGATGCCGGACTCGATCCGGCCCAGCGCGATCGCGTCACCGACGGTGACGATCGACTGCAGGCCGGTGCCACAGGCGAGCTGCAGGTCGTGGGCGGGGGTGTAGGGCGAGAGCTTCGAGCCGAGGACGCTCTCGCGAATCAGGCTGTGCTCGCCGACCTTCTTGAGCACAGCGCCGCCGACGACCATGCCCAGGCGCTCGCCCTGCAGGCCGAACCGGCTGACGAGCCCATCGAGGGCGGCGGTGAACATGTCCTGGTTGGACGCCTTGGCATAGGCCTTGTCGGAGCGCGCGAACGGGATGCGGTTGCCGCCAACGATGGCAATCGGGCGCGTGGTCTTGGCGGCCTTGGCCGGGGACTTCGCCGAGCGGGCTTTGCTGGTCACTCGAGTTCTCCATGGTCTCGTCGGTTCCGGGTAACGCCGGCCGGTGGAATTGGCCCCCGTGCGGTCGCGGCGTCGTATCGGTTTACATTAAACTTACTCCGGAGTAAGTTCGTTGTCGACACCGTACCCGCAAGTGTGCGCTCACACGGGGGACACTGGGCGGAGCACGGTCACACACTCGTCGAGCACAGAGAAGGTAGGAACAGTGGCAGCCAAGAGCAAGGGTGCACCGAACCTCTACGGATCTTTCATCCACTCCGCCCCCGGCGCGTTCCTCGCGAGCAAGCTGGGCCTCCCGCAGCCGGCCGAACTGCGCCGCTACAAGGCGGGCGAGCCCGCGCTGCCCGGTCCGGTGCTGCTGGGCGGCAAGGGCCGCCTGGCCGAGCCGGTCCGCGCGCTGCTGTCG
It includes:
- a CDS encoding alpha/beta hydrolase, with translation MLTALGVIALSVAAIGPAGADGSRLDRIERPGQRQQTLHVYSASMDRVIPLQVITPHDTSAPRPTLYLLNGAGGGEDIANWYNQTDIVQFFADKNVNVVTPAAGAFSYYTDWQRDDPKLGRNKWQTFLTEELPPIIDATLGTTGVNAIAGLSMSATAVLNLAIAAPDRYRAVGSYSGCASVDDPISRAYIDFVLARGGADPANMWGPPGDPAWRANDAYLNAERLRGKAIYLSSANGLPGAAETLPPGATPGKVIGMTDQILLGGAIEAAANQCTQRLAARLAELNIPAHTEFRPAGTHTWRYWEQDLHNSWPLIAAAIAAG
- a CDS encoding acetyl-CoA C-acetyltransferase; its protein translation is MTSKARSAKSPAKAAKTTRPIAIVGGNRIPFARSDKAYAKASNQDMFTAALDGLVSRFGLQGERLGMVVGGAVLKKVGEHSLIRESVLGSKLSPYTPAHDLQLACGTGLQSIVTVGDAIALGRIESGIGGGADTTSDAPIGVSEDMREWMLTANRARTTKDKVKLVGQLRPSMLGIEIPKNAEPRTGLSMGEHAAITAKEFGVAREAQDELAYLSHKNMAAAYDRGFFDDLITPFLGLTRDDNLRPGSTVEKLSTLKPVFGVKAGDATMTAGNSTPLTDGASAVLLSTDEWAAERNLPVLAHLVDSEVAAVDYIHGPDGLLMAPTYAVARLLARNGLTLQDFDYYEIHEAFASVVLATLAAWESDAYCKERLGLDGALGSIDRSKLNVNGSSLAAGHPFAATGGRIVASTAKMLAEKGSGRALVSICAAGGQGVVAIIER